In Kogia breviceps isolate mKogBre1 chromosome 19, mKogBre1 haplotype 1, whole genome shotgun sequence, a single genomic region encodes these proteins:
- the SLC46A1 gene encoding proton-coupled folate transporter, whose protein sequence is MEGRVNSRGEPRAWPAGSVLCRGCVEPVIFLANFALVLQGPITTQYLWHRFSADLGYNGTRDRGSCSNHSVDPTAQEVETLTSHWTLYMNMGGFLVGLFSSTLLGAWSDCVGRRPLLVLASLGLLLQTVLSIFVVQLQLHVGYFVLGRILCALLGDFSGLLAAGFASVADVSCSRTRTIRMALLEACIGVAGMLASLIGGNWLQEQGYANPFWLALAVLIAMTLYAAFCFGETVKGPTPARLFTLRHHRSIVQLYVTQAPERSRKHLALYSLAIFVVITVHLGAQDILTLYELSTPLCWDSRLIGYGSAAQQLPYLTSLLGLRLLQYCLADAWVAEIGLAFNIMGMVVFAFATITPLMFTGYGLLFLSLVVTPVIRAKLSRLVRESEQGALFSAVACVNGLAMLTASGIFNSLYPATLNFMKGFPFLLGAGLLFIPAVLIGILERANHCPEFQQFSQSP, encoded by the exons ATGGAGGGGCGCGTTAACTCCCGGGGCGAGCCCCGCGCTTGGCCCGCCGGGTCCGTGCTGTGCCGCGGCTGTGTGGAGCCAGTCATCTTCCTAGCCAACTTCGCCTTGGTCCTGCAGGGCCCGATCACCACGCAGTACCTGTGGCACCGCTTCAGTGCCGACCTTGGCTACAACGGCACTCGTGACAGGGGTAGCTGCAGCAACCACAGCGTAGACCCCACCGCGCAG GAAGTGGAGACGCTTACCTCCCACTGGACCCTCTACATGAACATGGGCGGCTTCCTGGTGGGACTCTTCTCGTCCACCCTGCTGGGCGCCTGGAGTGACTGTGTGGGCCGCCGCCCGCTGCTGGTGTTGGCCTCGCTCGGCCTGCTGCTCCAGACCGTGCTGTCCATCTTTGTGGTACAGCTGCAGCTCCACGTTGGCTACTTCGTGCTGGGCCGCATCCTCTGTGCCCTCCTCGGCGATTTCAGTGGCCTCCTGGCTGCTGGCTTTGCCTCCGTGGCAGATGTCAGCTGCAGCCGCACCCGTACCATCCGAATGGCCCTGCTGGAAGCGTGCATCGGGGTGGCAGGGATGCTGGCGAGTCTCATTGGTGGCAACTGGCTCCAGGAGCAGGGTTATGCCAACCCCTTCTGGCTGGCCTTGGCCGTGCTGATTGCCATGACTCTCTATGCAGCATTCTGCTTTGGTGAGACAGTGAAAGGGCCGACACCTGCCCGGCTCTTCACACTCCGTCACCACCGATCCATCGTTCAGCTCTATGTGACCCAGGCCCCGGAGAGGTCCAGGAAGCACTTAGCCCTGTACTCGTTGGCCATCTTCGTGGTGATCACTGTGCACCTTGGGGCCCAGGACATCCTGACCCTCTATGAGCTGAGCACACCCCTCTGCTGGGACTCTAGGCTGATTGGCTACGGTTCTGCGGCTCAGCAACTCCCATACCTCACCAGCCTGCTGGGCCTGAGGCTTCTGCAGTACTGCCTGGCCGACGCCTGGGTGGCTGAGATCGGTCTGGCCTTCAACATCATGGGGATGGTGGTCTTTGCATTTGCTACCATTACACCCCTCATGTTCACAG GGTACGGGCTCCTCTTCCTGTCGTTGGTCGTCACGCCCGTCATCCGGGCCAAGCTCTCCAGGCTGGTGAGAGAGTCAGAGCAGG GCGCTCTCTTTTCTGCTGTGGCCTGTGTGAATGGCTTGGCCATGCTGACAGCCTCCGGCATCTTCAACTCGCTCTACCCAGCCACCCTGAACTTCATGAAGGGCTTCCCTTTCCTCCTGGGAGCTGGCCTCCTCTTCATCCCGGCCGTCCTGATTGG GATACTGGAAAGGGCTAATCATTGCCCTGAATTCCAGCAGTTTTCCCAGAGCCCCTGA